From a single Rutidosis leptorrhynchoides isolate AG116_Rl617_1_P2 chromosome 5, CSIRO_AGI_Rlap_v1, whole genome shotgun sequence genomic region:
- the LOC139848330 gene encoding probable phospholipid-transporting ATPase 4 produces the protein MATQPKTHTQNNKNKKKKAKIKWSNLYTFSCFRPTQPVTRSDFGQPGFSRVVFCNESSMHKTKPYKYPTNEVSTTKYNIITFLPKSLFEQFRRVANLYFLLVAVLSLTFSAPFSRLSLIAPLVFVVGISILKEAVEDWNRFLQDLDVNSRKVKVHIGNGSFVDRSWRTIRVGDVVKVNKNDYFPCDLLLLSSSYEDGVCYVETMNLDGETNLKIKRCLECTLCFDAESKFDMFKGTVRCEDPNSSLYTFVANLEFNDSSYSLSPSQLLLRDSKLQNTDYVYGVVVFTGRDTKVVRNSMKSPSKRSRIERKMDHVIYVLFFMLLLISLVSSIGSVKETDQEQTPKEWWWYLRLKDDTDGSFDPDNPLVSGFLQFLRALILYGYLIPISLYVSIEVVKFLQAMLINNDQHLFDELSGRSVEARTSNLNEELGQVELILTDKTGTLTCNQMEFRKCSIEGVSYGGNVNEIVRAASQRMNIDIDSYRFNLDDVDSVSTPGYSREMVEICSDRITDSQNSILEGENGANNGGGSSIKGFNFRDDRLMKRMWVNGSNVWDMIMFFRVMALCHTGIPVENEERLGGCKLRYEAESPEEVTFLIAAQEFGFQFCRRTQSSMFVKEIDPTSVEVEREYKLLNLLEFSSSRKRMSVIVRDESGQIFLFSKGADNIIFDRLGDGGRTYQHATTMHLADYAEDGLRTMVFAYRKIKDSEYEEWSSSFAKAKAAMGPERDELLENISENIEKDLVLLGAVAVDDKLQAGVAECIDKLAQAGLKIWLLTGDKKETAVNIGFACSLLRHDMHQFHLSLSRDSESKNELKAMKDDILNQIEASYRVFINETTKNDPFALVVDGKALEIALMNDIRDHFLELAVNCASVICCRVSPKQKALITRLVKTYTGKMTLAIGDGANDVGMIQEADIGIGISGMEGMQAVMASDFSMPQFRFLERLLIVHGHWCYKRLCKMILYFVYKNIVFGLTLFYYELYSKFSGDVLYDGWYMVMFNLFLTSLPVISLGVLEQDVSSDTCLQFPALYQQGQKSIFFSWKRIIGWMGNGILTSLTIFILNVYMLSSSAFRKGGEVVDIAHLGVITYTGIVWTVNCQIALIITHFTWIQHIFIWGSILSWYIFLLFYGALPPVHSNREYKLLVEAVGPTPMYWIVVLLVVVISLLPYFIYMVIQRTLYPMDDHIIQEMEYEMEVVLDNETWLKEKQSSRKATHIGFSARVDAKILYLKDQLHKKRMFIINSFTNSPVRRSITVNTVENRD, from the exons ATGGCTACACAGCCGAAAACACACACTCAAAACAACAAGAACAAGaagaaaaaagcaaaaataaaatGGAGTAATTTGTACACTTTTTCATGTTTCCGGCCAACCCAGCCGGTGACCCGGTCTGACTTCGGTCAGCCCGGATTCTCCCGGGTCGTTTTCTGTAACGAATCATCCATGCACAAAACCAAACCATACAAGTATCCTACTAATGAAGTCTCAACAACAAAGTATAACATAATAACTTTTCTTCCTAAATCATTATTCGAACAGTTTCGTAGGGTGGCAAATTTATACTTCTTGTTAGTTGCAGTTTTATCCCTTACTTTTTCAGCTCCTTTTTCGCGCTTGAGCTTGATTGCACCTCTAGTTTTCGTTGTCGGAATCAGTATTTTAAAAGAAGCTGTCGAAGATTGGAATCGATTTTTACAAGATTTGGACGTAAATTCACGAAAAGTTAAAGTTCATATCGGAAACGGATCGTTTGTAGATCGATCATGGCGAACGATTCGCGTTGGAGACGTTGTAAAAgtgaataaaaatgattattttccTTGTGATCTTTTGTTGTTATCTTCTAGCTATGAAGATGGTGTTTGTTATGTTGAGACTATGAACTTAGATGGCGAAACGAATCTTAAAATTAAACGTTGTTTGGAATGTACTTTATGTTTTGATGCAGAATCGAAATTCGATATGTTTAAAGGTACTGTTCGATGTGAAGATCCAAATTCAAGTTTGTATACTTTTGTTGCAAATTTGGAGTTTAATGATTCTTCCTACTCATTATCGCCTTCTCAACTGTTACTTCGAGATTCAAAGCTTCAGAATACGGATTACGTTTATGGAGTTGTTGTATTTACGGGACGAGACACGAAAGTGGTTCGAAATTCGATGAAATCGCCATCGAAACGTAGCAGGATTGAGAGGAAAATGGATCATGTTATTTATGTTTTGTTCTTTATGTTGCTTTTGATATCTTTAGTATCTTCAATTGGTTCTGTTAAGGAAACAGATCAAGAACAAACACCTAAAGAATGGTGGTGGTACCTTAGATTAAAGGATGATACTGATGGATCTTTCGATCCGGATAATCCACTTGTTTCGGGCTTTTTACAGTTCTTACGGGCTCTCATATTATACGGTTACTTAATTCCGATTTCGCTTTATGTCTCCATTGAAGTGGTTAAGTTTTTACAAGCAATGCTTATTAATAATGACCAACATCTGTTCGATGAATTGTCTGGGAGATCGGTTGAAGCCCGAACGTCGAATTTGAACGAGGAGCTCGGTCAGGTTGAGTTGATTTTGACTGATAAAACCGGGACGTTGACTTGTAATCAGATGGAGTTTAGGAAATGCTCGATCGAAGGGGTTTCGTATGGTGGTAATGTTAACGAGATCGTTCGGGCTGCTTCTCAAAGGATGAATATTGATATCGACAGTTATCGGTTTAATCTTGATGATGTGGATTCTGTTTCGACACCTGGTTATAGTAGGGAGATGGTTGAGATTTGTTCTGATCGAATAACTGATTCGCAGAATAGTATTTTGGAAGGTGAAAATGGTGCGAATAATGGTGGTGGTTCGAGTATAAAAGGGTTTAATTTTAGAGATGATAGATTGATGAAGCGAATGTGGGTTAATGGATCAAATGTTTGGGATATGATAATGTTTTTTAGAGTTATGGCTTTGTGTCACACCGGTATACCGGTTGAAAACGAAGAACGATTAGGTGGTTGTAAACTTAGATATGAAGCAGAGTCACCTGAAGAAGTGACATTTTTGATTGCGGCACAAGAGTTTGGATTTCAGTTTTGTAGAAGGACGCAGTCTTCGATGTTTGTTAAGGAGATCGATCCTACTTCAGTGGAAGTCGAAAG GGAGTACAAGCTATTGAATTTACTAGAATTCAGTAGCTCAAGGAAGAGGATGTCAGTAATAGTACGCGACGAAAGTGGTCAAATTTTCCTTTTTAGTAAAGGAGCTGATAA CATTATATTCGATAGGCTTGGTGATGGTGGTAGGACATATCAACATGCGACAACTATGCACCTTGCAGACTATGCAGAAGATGGATTAAGAACAATGGTGTTCGCGTATCGAAAGATTAAAGACTCTGAATATGAAGAATGGAGCTCATCGTTTGCTAAAGCTAAGGCGGCAATGGGCCCTGAAAGAGATGAATTGTTAGAGAATATATCTGAAAACATTGAGAAAGATTTAGTGCTTTTAGGTGCAGTAGCTGTTGATGATAAGCTACAAGCTGGG GTTGCAGAATGCATAGATAAACTTGCACAAGCAGGACTAAAGATATGGCTACTCACCGGGGACAAGAAAGAGACCGCCGTTAATATTGg ATTTGCTTGTAGTTTGCTTAGGCATGATATGCATCAGTTTCATCTGAGTTTGAGTAGAGATTCGGAATCAAAAAATGAattaaag GCAATGAAAGATGACATATTGAATCAGATCGAGGCTTCTTATCGAGTGTTTATTAACGAGACAACGAAGAATGATCCTTTCGCTCTTGTGGTGGATGGGAAAGCACTTGAAATTGCTTTAATGAATGATATACGAGATCATTTTTTGGAGTTGGCTGTTAATTGTGCCTCGGTTATATGTTGTCGTGTTTCTCCAAAACAGAAAGCATTG ATTACTCGACTAGTGAAGACATATACAGGCAAGATGACATTAGCAATTGGAGATGGAGCAAACGACGTTGGCATGATTCAAGAAGCTGACATTGGAATCGGGATTAGTGGCATGGAAGGAATGCAG GCCGTCATGGCAAGTGATTTCTCAATGCCTCAATTTCGATTCTTGGAACGACTACTTATAGTACACGGACACTGGTGCTACAAGAGACTCTGCAAGATG ATTCTCTATTTTGTATACAAAAACATCGTGTTCGGCCTTACCTTATTCTACTACGAACTCTACTCCAAATTCTCCGGTGATGTCTTATATGACGGATGGTATatggttatgttcaacctttttctaACATCCCTTCCCGTTATATCGTTAGGCGTCCTTGAGCAAGATGTTTCATCTGATACTTGCCTCCAG TTTCCAGCACTTTATCAACAGGGACAAAAGAGTATTTTCTTTAGTTGGAAACGGATAATCGGGTGGATGGGAAACGGGATACTTACATCGTTAACGATATTCATCCTAAACGTGTACATGCTCTCATCGTCGGCGTTCAGAAAAGGAGGAGAGGTAGTAGACATAGCGCATTTAGGCGTGATTACTTACACCGGTATCGTGTGGACAGTAAACTGTCAAATAGCACTAATCATAACTCACTTCACTTGGATCCAACATATCTTCATTTGGGGAAGCATTTTAAGTTGGTACATTTTCTTACTCTTTTATGGTGCACTTCCGCCTGTACACTCCAACAGAGAATACAAGCTACTCGTAGAAGCCGTGGGGCCCACACCCATGTATTGGATAGTTGTATTACTAGTTGTAGTTATTTCTCTTCTTCCGTACTTCATTTATATGGTCATCCAAAGGACGTTATATCCTATGGATGACCATATAATTCAAGAAATGGAGTACGAAATGGAAGTTGTTTTAGACAACGAGACGTGGTTAAAAGAGAAGCAAAGCTCGAGGAAGGCGACTCATATTGGGTTTTCAGCTCGAGTTGATGCGAAAATCCTTTATTTAAAGGATCAATTACACAAGAAAAGAATGTTTATTATTAACTCGTTTACAAATAGTCCTGTTCGCCGATCAATAACTGTTAACACCGTAGAAAATAGAGATTGA